A genomic segment from Brienomyrus brachyistius isolate T26 chromosome 9, BBRACH_0.4, whole genome shotgun sequence encodes:
- the LOC125749250 gene encoding uncharacterized protein LOC125749250: MYHSKTPISLAILAVLAAVVYASTSGGGGPYKYDISTQSGLTELYNKPVFLAEKMKRPLDPFSVKMGWLSHSGVRVTLGDDSQWLIHKGNDFGIDSQTVVVSDRHMSDNWEVVEWKNFYGTKKVGDFVKASGVGYNWIFNNCHIGANRMIKQ, encoded by the exons ATGTACCACAGCAAGACACCGATCAGCTTAGCTATTCTTGCCGTACTGGCCGCCGTGGTATATGCTTCTACCTCTGGTG GTGGAGGACCTTACAAGTATGACATATCCACTCAGAGTGGTCTTACAGAGCTATACAACAAGCCGGTGTTTTTAGCAGAGAAAATGAAACGGCCCTTGGATCCCTTTTCCGTCAAAATGGGATGGTTAAGCCACTCAGGAGTCAG AGTCACTTTGGGTGATGATAGTCAGTGGCTCATCCATAAAGGAAATGATTTTGGCATCGATTCCCAGACAGTTGTAGTAAGTGATCGCCACATGAGTGACAACTGGGAG GTCGTTGAGTGGAAAAATTTCTATGGCACCAAGAAGGTGGGTGACTTCGTGAAGGCCTCAGGTGTCGGTTATAACTGgatttttaacaactgtcacaTTGGAGCTAATAGGATGATCAAGCAATAA
- the phf20l1 gene encoding PHD finger protein 20-like protein 1 isoform X2: MSKKPPIRPGITFEVGARVEAQDYLQKWYPSRIEKIDYDEGKMLVHFDRWSHRYDEWIFWDSDRLRPLEKPPLHKVALKDEAEMPESLSEIRPSRLGELPGRSENTEDQTELHQKQDLRDGEEILARWTDCRYYPAKIESVNTDGTYTVQFYDGVIRCVKRLHIKSMPEDAKGQDWIALVKAASDAVKSKGTCRPRTSANSNRTKDMRAVLRSDSEADEAPEDEEPDPEKPESLIMEGEACPSPKELEMVKKRKTRLRKPVNARKGHHKKGIAVSQSTSEEVTEEQTDEARASEEPLHASFEGTQKAVMVGESVPPPPAPRAAPPAQNTPKPQNVELKLDSSGNEGLGRLSADGEDAPAGSPGLGPAEEAHAVGAVSTVPSTPRNTERRRRSQRLAPFSPAITFDPVATSPTPLDAQDTSTVEKSPPDEPVVESPESAPPPPPHQPPLSVPEKQPDGDASSCGAAGEKLAPLAADAGLKVPSRNKQNKHTREPIINLKKSEGCTSPKELLIDLDHNKFKCKIPECGKAFRKAKLLDYHLKYYHNTDKEVELEAASPPGPGRSRTASTSLPATSPFEPLVCKRHRTVSSSSSLSPQGCALEFEPLDGYPKPPKFSKNSNSVLSLSTGLTDILLDFPRKGKHLECLHGFDPKKVIEKDKTLRPGLIKTEKKNKFEEKAQPIGKKKEKDKDRKDKKDKFPFRVKQKKKKKKKKKSKQQHSYVDFEDLAFVRRCSSPLKHCSSSFSLPSGPTSRLPKAILSVDLTGEDLSDMDSLEDSTTESALLSGDEYRAEDSADLDSLAMEPFQEEEDYPSDIVRCVCEMDEENGFMIQCEECLCWQHSVCMGLLEDSIPDQYICYICRDPPGQRWSAKYLRDKEWMTKGHMYGLSFLTENYSHSNAEKIVSTHRLLSDVYSVKEVLHGLHLKMDILQNTHDPNLHLWAQSWVNADEKHLAGGLRDCMHFQEHSPDDANQDPHVDTYIASEHSYQKPSGPGLDPWPTVREDGVRLGPALIKEEEERTAISVSSFLNASGPEVSEQERNCLEWQLNLLTHIEDMQSQVAGRMDLIEKELDVLESWLDFSGELEPPDPLARLPQLKRRIKQLLTDLSKVQQISSLCSA, from the exons ATGAGCAAAAAGCCGCCTATTCGCCCAGGAATCACATTTGAGGTCGGCGCTAGAGTTGAAGCTCAAGACTACCTACAAAAATG GTATCCTTCGCGGATTGAAAAGATAGACTACGACGAGGGGAAGATGCTTGTTCATTTTGATCGCTGGAGCCATCGATATGACGAGTGGATTTTTTGGGACAGTGACCGGCTGCGACCGCTCGAGAAGCCCCCACTTCACAAAGTGGCACTAAAAGACGAGGCGGAAATgcct GAGAGTCTCAGCGAGATTAGACCATCTCGTCTTGGTGAGCTTCCTGGGAGGTCAGAGAACACAGAGGACCAAACAGAATTACACCAAAAACAA GATTTGAGAGATGGTGAGGAGATACTGGCCCGCTGGACAGATTGCCGTTACTATCCAGCCAAAATAGAGAGTGTGAACACAGACG gTACTTACACAGTGCAATTTTATGATGGAGTTATTCGATGTGTAAAACGATTGCATATAAAATCAATGCCAGAGGACGCTAAAGGCCAG GACTGGATCGCGTTGGTGAAAGCGGCCTCAGACGCCGTGAAGAGCAAGGGGACCTGCCGACCACGTACGAGTGCCAACAGTAACAGAACCAAAGACATGCGGGCGGTGCTGAGGTCAGACAGTGAGGCTGACGAGGCTcccgaggacgaggagcccgaCCCTGAGAAGCCAG AGAGCCTGATCATGGAAGGAGAAGCCTGTCCGTCGCCAAAGGAGCTTGAAATGGTGAAAAAGAGAAAGACCAGACTGAGGAAACCAGTTAATGCAAGGAAAGGTCACCACAAGAAAG GCATCGCAGTCTCGCAGTCAACAAGTGAGGAAGTAACAGAAGAGCAGACAGATGAAGCCAGAGCCTCAGAAGAGCCCCTGCAT GCGTCTTTTGAAGGAACGCAAAAAGCAGTAATGGTGGGCGAgagtgtgcccccccctcctgctccaAGAGCTGCCCCCCCTGCCCAGAACACCCCCAAGCCTCAAAACGTTGAGCTGAAGCTGGACTCCAGCGGGAATGAGGGGTTAGGCAGGCTGTCCGCTGATGGGGAGGACGCCCCAGCTGGCAGCCCTGGGCTGGGCCCTGCAGAGGAGGCTCATGCTG TGGGGGCTGTTTCCACTGTTCCCAGCACCCCACGAAACACAGAGCGTCGCAGGCGCTCCCAGCGGCTGGCCCCCTTCTCGCCCGCCATCACCTTCGACCCGGTTGCCACAAGCCCAACCCCTCTCGATG CACAGGACACATCCACTGTGGAGAAGTCACCCCCCGACGAGCCCGTGGTGGAATCGCCTGAATcggcgccccctcccccaccacatcAACCCCCCCTCTCAGTGCCGGAGAAACAGCCTGATGGTGATGCTTCAAGTTGTGGTGCAGCTGGAGAAAAGCTTGCTCCTCTGGCAGCTG ATGCTGGTTTGAAGGTTCCATCAAGAAATAAGCAAAACAAGCACACTAGAGAACCAA TAATAAACCTAAAGAAATCTGAAGGCTGTACGTCCCCTAAAGAGCTACTCATTGACTTGGACCACAACAAGTTCAAATGCAAGATTCCAGAATGTGGCAAGGCCTTCCGGAAAGCCAAGCTGCTAGATTACCATCTCAAATATTACCACAACACAGACAAGGAGGTGGAACTAGAGGCAGCCTCACCGCCGGGGCCAGGCCGGAGCAGAACCGCCTCTACGTCCCTGCCGGCCACCAGCCCATTTGAGCCTCTCGTCTGCAAGAGGCATCGGACCGTCTCCAGCTCCTCTT CCCTGTCCCCTCAAGGTTGTGCCTTAGAGTTTGAGCCTTTAGATGGATATCCGAAACCGCCCAAATTCAGTAAGAATTCAAATTCAGTACTCTCACTCAGTACGGGCTTGACTGACATCTTGCTGGACTTTCCAAGGAAAGGCAAGCACTTGGAGTGTTTGCACGGTTTTGACCCCAAGAAGGTCATTGAGAAAGACAAGACCCTACGCCCAG GGCTAATAAAGACTGAGAAGAAAAACAAGTTTGAAGAGAAGGCCCAGCCAATAG gaaaaaagaaagagaaGGATAAGGATCGCAAAGACAAAAAAGACAAGTTTCCCTTTAGAGTTAaacagaagaagaagaaaaagaagaaaaagaaatccaAGCAGCAGCACA GTTACGTGGACTTTGAGGACCTGGCCTTCGTGCGGAGGTGCTCCTCTCCCCTGAAGCACTGCTCCAGCTCCTTCAGCCTGCCCTCCGGCCCCACATCCAGGCTCCCCAAAGCCATCCTATCAGTGGACCTCACAGGCGAGG ACCTGTCTGACATGGACTCGCTGGAGGACTCCACCACTGAGAGCGCCCTCCTCAGCGGGGACGAGTACCGGGCCGAGGACAGCGCGGACCTCGATTCACTCGCCATGGAACCCTTCCAGGAGGAAGAGGATTACCCCAGCGACATTGTGCGCTGCGTGTGTGAGATGGACGAGGAGAACGGCTTCATGATTCAG TGTGAGGAGTGCCTCTGCTGGcagcacagtgtgtgtatgggcCTGCTGGAGGACAGCATCCCCGATCAGTACATCTGCTACATCTGCAGGGACCCCCCAG GTCAGAGATGGAGCGCCAAGTACCTTCGTGATAAGGAGTGGATGACCAAAGGACACATGTATGGGCTGTCCTTCCTCACGGAGAACTACTCGCACAGCAACGCGGAGAAGATCGTCTCCACGCATCGGCTTCTCTCTGATGTCTACAGCGTCAAAGAGGTGCTGCACGGGCTGCATCTTAAGATGGATATCTTACA GAACACGCATGACCCAAACTTGCACTTGTGGGCCCAGTCGTGGGTGAACGCGGATGAGAAGCATTTGGCGGGCGGCCTTCGGGACTGCATGCATTTCCAAGAGCATTCTCCTGACGATGCGAACCAGGATCCCCACGTAGACACCTACATTGCCAGTGAGCACAGCTACCAGAAACCCTCAGGGCCAGGATTGGACCCTTGGCCCACCGTCAGGGAGGATGGGGTTCGGCTGGGGCCGGCCCTGATCAAAGAGGAGGAG GAGAGGACGGCGATCAGCGTTTCCAGCTTCCTGAATGCCAGTGGCCCCGAAGTGTCTGAACAGGAAAGGAACTGCCTTGAGTGGCAGCTGAACCTGCTGACTCACATCGAGGACATGCAGAGCCAGGTGGCAGGCAGGATGGACCTCATCGAGAAGGAGCTGGATG TGCTGGAGAGCTGGCTGGATTTCAGCGGGGAGCTGGAGCCTCCAGACCCTCTCGCCAGGCTCCCCCAGCTCAAACGCAGGATCAAGCAGCTCCTCACCGACCTGAGCAAGGTGCAGCAGATAAGCTCACTGTGCTCCGCCTGA
- the phf20l1 gene encoding PHD finger protein 20-like protein 1 isoform X1: MSKKPPIRPGITFEVGARVEAQDYLQKWYPSRIEKIDYDEGKMLVHFDRWSHRYDEWIFWDSDRLRPLEKPPLHKVALKDEAEMPESLSEIRPSRLGELPGRSENTEDQTELHQKQDLRDGEEILARWTDCRYYPAKIESVNTDGTYTVQFYDGVIRCVKRLHIKSMPEDAKGQSLLESRWMNQDWIALVKAASDAVKSKGTCRPRTSANSNRTKDMRAVLRSDSEADEAPEDEEPDPEKPESLIMEGEACPSPKELEMVKKRKTRLRKPVNARKGHHKKGIAVSQSTSEEVTEEQTDEARASEEPLHASFEGTQKAVMVGESVPPPPAPRAAPPAQNTPKPQNVELKLDSSGNEGLGRLSADGEDAPAGSPGLGPAEEAHAVGAVSTVPSTPRNTERRRRSQRLAPFSPAITFDPVATSPTPLDAQDTSTVEKSPPDEPVVESPESAPPPPPHQPPLSVPEKQPDGDASSCGAAGEKLAPLAADAGLKVPSRNKQNKHTREPIINLKKSEGCTSPKELLIDLDHNKFKCKIPECGKAFRKAKLLDYHLKYYHNTDKEVELEAASPPGPGRSRTASTSLPATSPFEPLVCKRHRTVSSSSSLSPQGCALEFEPLDGYPKPPKFSKNSNSVLSLSTGLTDILLDFPRKGKHLECLHGFDPKKVIEKDKTLRPGLIKTEKKNKFEEKAQPIGKKKEKDKDRKDKKDKFPFRVKQKKKKKKKKKSKQQHSYVDFEDLAFVRRCSSPLKHCSSSFSLPSGPTSRLPKAILSVDLTGEDLSDMDSLEDSTTESALLSGDEYRAEDSADLDSLAMEPFQEEEDYPSDIVRCVCEMDEENGFMIQCEECLCWQHSVCMGLLEDSIPDQYICYICRDPPGQRWSAKYLRDKEWMTKGHMYGLSFLTENYSHSNAEKIVSTHRLLSDVYSVKEVLHGLHLKMDILQNTHDPNLHLWAQSWVNADEKHLAGGLRDCMHFQEHSPDDANQDPHVDTYIASEHSYQKPSGPGLDPWPTVREDGVRLGPALIKEEEERTAISVSSFLNASGPEVSEQERNCLEWQLNLLTHIEDMQSQVAGRMDLIEKELDVLESWLDFSGELEPPDPLARLPQLKRRIKQLLTDLSKVQQISSLCSA; this comes from the exons ATGAGCAAAAAGCCGCCTATTCGCCCAGGAATCACATTTGAGGTCGGCGCTAGAGTTGAAGCTCAAGACTACCTACAAAAATG GTATCCTTCGCGGATTGAAAAGATAGACTACGACGAGGGGAAGATGCTTGTTCATTTTGATCGCTGGAGCCATCGATATGACGAGTGGATTTTTTGGGACAGTGACCGGCTGCGACCGCTCGAGAAGCCCCCACTTCACAAAGTGGCACTAAAAGACGAGGCGGAAATgcct GAGAGTCTCAGCGAGATTAGACCATCTCGTCTTGGTGAGCTTCCTGGGAGGTCAGAGAACACAGAGGACCAAACAGAATTACACCAAAAACAA GATTTGAGAGATGGTGAGGAGATACTGGCCCGCTGGACAGATTGCCGTTACTATCCAGCCAAAATAGAGAGTGTGAACACAGACG gTACTTACACAGTGCAATTTTATGATGGAGTTATTCGATGTGTAAAACGATTGCATATAAAATCAATGCCAGAGGACGCTAAAGGCCAG TCACTTCTGGAAAGCAGATGGATGAATCAG GACTGGATCGCGTTGGTGAAAGCGGCCTCAGACGCCGTGAAGAGCAAGGGGACCTGCCGACCACGTACGAGTGCCAACAGTAACAGAACCAAAGACATGCGGGCGGTGCTGAGGTCAGACAGTGAGGCTGACGAGGCTcccgaggacgaggagcccgaCCCTGAGAAGCCAG AGAGCCTGATCATGGAAGGAGAAGCCTGTCCGTCGCCAAAGGAGCTTGAAATGGTGAAAAAGAGAAAGACCAGACTGAGGAAACCAGTTAATGCAAGGAAAGGTCACCACAAGAAAG GCATCGCAGTCTCGCAGTCAACAAGTGAGGAAGTAACAGAAGAGCAGACAGATGAAGCCAGAGCCTCAGAAGAGCCCCTGCAT GCGTCTTTTGAAGGAACGCAAAAAGCAGTAATGGTGGGCGAgagtgtgcccccccctcctgctccaAGAGCTGCCCCCCCTGCCCAGAACACCCCCAAGCCTCAAAACGTTGAGCTGAAGCTGGACTCCAGCGGGAATGAGGGGTTAGGCAGGCTGTCCGCTGATGGGGAGGACGCCCCAGCTGGCAGCCCTGGGCTGGGCCCTGCAGAGGAGGCTCATGCTG TGGGGGCTGTTTCCACTGTTCCCAGCACCCCACGAAACACAGAGCGTCGCAGGCGCTCCCAGCGGCTGGCCCCCTTCTCGCCCGCCATCACCTTCGACCCGGTTGCCACAAGCCCAACCCCTCTCGATG CACAGGACACATCCACTGTGGAGAAGTCACCCCCCGACGAGCCCGTGGTGGAATCGCCTGAATcggcgccccctcccccaccacatcAACCCCCCCTCTCAGTGCCGGAGAAACAGCCTGATGGTGATGCTTCAAGTTGTGGTGCAGCTGGAGAAAAGCTTGCTCCTCTGGCAGCTG ATGCTGGTTTGAAGGTTCCATCAAGAAATAAGCAAAACAAGCACACTAGAGAACCAA TAATAAACCTAAAGAAATCTGAAGGCTGTACGTCCCCTAAAGAGCTACTCATTGACTTGGACCACAACAAGTTCAAATGCAAGATTCCAGAATGTGGCAAGGCCTTCCGGAAAGCCAAGCTGCTAGATTACCATCTCAAATATTACCACAACACAGACAAGGAGGTGGAACTAGAGGCAGCCTCACCGCCGGGGCCAGGCCGGAGCAGAACCGCCTCTACGTCCCTGCCGGCCACCAGCCCATTTGAGCCTCTCGTCTGCAAGAGGCATCGGACCGTCTCCAGCTCCTCTT CCCTGTCCCCTCAAGGTTGTGCCTTAGAGTTTGAGCCTTTAGATGGATATCCGAAACCGCCCAAATTCAGTAAGAATTCAAATTCAGTACTCTCACTCAGTACGGGCTTGACTGACATCTTGCTGGACTTTCCAAGGAAAGGCAAGCACTTGGAGTGTTTGCACGGTTTTGACCCCAAGAAGGTCATTGAGAAAGACAAGACCCTACGCCCAG GGCTAATAAAGACTGAGAAGAAAAACAAGTTTGAAGAGAAGGCCCAGCCAATAG gaaaaaagaaagagaaGGATAAGGATCGCAAAGACAAAAAAGACAAGTTTCCCTTTAGAGTTAaacagaagaagaagaaaaagaagaaaaagaaatccaAGCAGCAGCACA GTTACGTGGACTTTGAGGACCTGGCCTTCGTGCGGAGGTGCTCCTCTCCCCTGAAGCACTGCTCCAGCTCCTTCAGCCTGCCCTCCGGCCCCACATCCAGGCTCCCCAAAGCCATCCTATCAGTGGACCTCACAGGCGAGG ACCTGTCTGACATGGACTCGCTGGAGGACTCCACCACTGAGAGCGCCCTCCTCAGCGGGGACGAGTACCGGGCCGAGGACAGCGCGGACCTCGATTCACTCGCCATGGAACCCTTCCAGGAGGAAGAGGATTACCCCAGCGACATTGTGCGCTGCGTGTGTGAGATGGACGAGGAGAACGGCTTCATGATTCAG TGTGAGGAGTGCCTCTGCTGGcagcacagtgtgtgtatgggcCTGCTGGAGGACAGCATCCCCGATCAGTACATCTGCTACATCTGCAGGGACCCCCCAG GTCAGAGATGGAGCGCCAAGTACCTTCGTGATAAGGAGTGGATGACCAAAGGACACATGTATGGGCTGTCCTTCCTCACGGAGAACTACTCGCACAGCAACGCGGAGAAGATCGTCTCCACGCATCGGCTTCTCTCTGATGTCTACAGCGTCAAAGAGGTGCTGCACGGGCTGCATCTTAAGATGGATATCTTACA GAACACGCATGACCCAAACTTGCACTTGTGGGCCCAGTCGTGGGTGAACGCGGATGAGAAGCATTTGGCGGGCGGCCTTCGGGACTGCATGCATTTCCAAGAGCATTCTCCTGACGATGCGAACCAGGATCCCCACGTAGACACCTACATTGCCAGTGAGCACAGCTACCAGAAACCCTCAGGGCCAGGATTGGACCCTTGGCCCACCGTCAGGGAGGATGGGGTTCGGCTGGGGCCGGCCCTGATCAAAGAGGAGGAG GAGAGGACGGCGATCAGCGTTTCCAGCTTCCTGAATGCCAGTGGCCCCGAAGTGTCTGAACAGGAAAGGAACTGCCTTGAGTGGCAGCTGAACCTGCTGACTCACATCGAGGACATGCAGAGCCAGGTGGCAGGCAGGATGGACCTCATCGAGAAGGAGCTGGATG TGCTGGAGAGCTGGCTGGATTTCAGCGGGGAGCTGGAGCCTCCAGACCCTCTCGCCAGGCTCCCCCAGCTCAAACGCAGGATCAAGCAGCTCCTCACCGACCTGAGCAAGGTGCAGCAGATAAGCTCACTGTGCTCCGCCTGA